One genomic segment of Acidobacteriota bacterium includes these proteins:
- the rimK gene encoding 30S ribosomal protein S6--L-glutamate ligase, with the protein MKIFVLSRKSSLYSTRQLVEAAKRRGHEVRVIDYLRCYMNITSHRPEVIFQGEKLEGADAIIPRIGATYTFYGTAVVRQFEMQGVFCVAESQAISRSRDKLRSLQLLAREGIGLPVTGFAHSTKDVEGLIQIAGGAPLVIKLLEGTQGIGVVLAETKQAAESVIEAFRGLEANILVQEFIKEAGGADIRAFVVGGRVVAAMKRMAKEGEFRSNLHRGGNASKIKLTPEERSTAVRSAKAMGLNVAGVDMLRSNHGPVVMEVNSSPGLEGIEKATGVDVAGKVIEFIEKNAAPNKTRDRIQQ; encoded by the coding sequence GTGAAGATCTTCGTATTGTCGAGAAAGTCGAGCCTCTACTCGACGCGGCAGCTGGTCGAAGCGGCGAAACGGCGCGGCCACGAGGTCCGCGTGATCGACTATCTCCGCTGTTACATGAACATCACGTCGCACCGCCCCGAGGTGATCTTCCAGGGCGAAAAGCTCGAAGGGGCTGACGCGATCATCCCGCGGATCGGGGCAACCTACACGTTCTACGGAACGGCGGTCGTCCGGCAGTTCGAGATGCAGGGCGTCTTCTGTGTCGCGGAATCGCAGGCGATCAGCCGCTCGCGCGACAAGCTCCGCTCGCTCCAGCTGCTCGCGCGCGAGGGAATCGGGCTTCCCGTGACCGGCTTCGCGCACTCCACCAAGGACGTCGAAGGGCTGATTCAGATCGCCGGGGGCGCGCCGCTCGTGATCAAGCTCCTGGAAGGGACCCAGGGAATCGGCGTGGTCCTCGCCGAGACCAAGCAGGCGGCGGAGTCGGTCATCGAGGCATTCCGGGGACTCGAGGCGAACATACTCGTGCAGGAGTTCATCAAGGAAGCGGGAGGAGCGGACATCCGGGCGTTCGTCGTCGGCGGAAGGGTCGTTGCGGCGATGAAGCGGATGGCGAAGGAAGGGGAGTTCCGGTCGAATCTCCACCGCGGTGGCAACGCGTCGAAGATCAAGCTCACCCCGGAGGAGCGCTCGACGGCGGTCCGGTCGGCGAAGGCGATGGGGCTCAACGTTGCCGGCGTCGACATGCTGCGATCGAATCACGGGCCGGTCGTGATGGAGGTCAACTCTTCCCCGGGTCTCGAAGGAATCGAAAAGGCAACCGGCGTCGACGTCGCGGGGAAGGTGATCGAGTTCATCGAAAAGAACGCCGCACCGAACAAGACGCGAGAC
- a CDS encoding transcriptional regulator has translation MERTTELDRLIHDRLRLGILSALAVNESLSFTELRDLLNTSDGNLSVHARKLEDADYLACRKSFRGRVPHTDYRLTAKGRRALQRYLDHMEALIAATRAGS, from the coding sequence GTGGAAAGGACGACCGAGCTCGACCGCCTCATTCACGACCGGCTCCGGCTCGGAATTCTCAGCGCTCTCGCCGTCAACGAGAGCCTCAGCTTCACCGAGCTCAGAGACCTTCTCAATACCTCCGACGGCAACCTCAGCGTTCACGCCCGTAAACTCGAAGACGCCGATTACCTCGCCTGCCGCAAGTCGTTTCGGGGAAGAGTCCCGCACACCGACTACCGGCTCACCGCCAAAGGTCGCCGGGCGCTCCAGCGCTACCTCGACCACATGGAAGCGCTGATCGCCGCCACCCGCGCAGGAAGCTGA
- a CDS encoding serine hydrolase, translating into MKVPSAILTGLIFLTVACGSDEKAAPSAKRDAGFEAGAPKLMERAQVPGMAVAVVRDGKVSSWSSGYANTDSGETITGSTIFEAASLGKPVFAMLVMTLVEEGVIELDQSLASYMPQPYFADPRARNVTPRMVLSHRSGLPNWRPRGEPLALLYDPDSRFSYSGEGYVYLQKAIETATGESLEQLASRLVFKPLGMSATSFTWKEEYDATKAFGHDETGRVQDRRKPGQALAAATLHTTATDLGRFLLGMFERTTISEESVHAMLSTASTVPSNCAVCNPSVDPGPDSEDLSWGLGYGLLENPSHRYFWHWGDNGDFKAYLFGDDANDTGVAILTNGSGGLAIAGDIAAEALGDQAPLRPLEWLSYERWDSPRKVALHEILTSGEDRFPTLDDSALDEKALNSLGYSLLRADRYNAAKHVFRLATERHPESSNAWDSFGESLAMSGRRADAIEAYEKSLDLAPDSRNGKLMLERLQSGLPLSKDVLPTVAGTYDLGDDLVVISIAGEGLVANGSTMKDVPLIAIRSDRFIAGDQNVAFAIDEERGTIMRIQNGRVTHGRKR; encoded by the coding sequence ATGAAGGTCCCATCCGCCATCCTCACCGGACTCATTTTTCTGACCGTCGCCTGCGGATCGGACGAGAAGGCCGCGCCATCCGCGAAACGAGATGCGGGGTTCGAAGCGGGTGCGCCGAAGCTCATGGAGCGCGCTCAGGTCCCCGGAATGGCGGTGGCCGTCGTGCGTGATGGAAAGGTTTCGAGCTGGAGCTCGGGCTATGCGAATACCGACAGCGGAGAGACGATCACCGGATCGACGATCTTCGAAGCCGCATCGCTGGGCAAACCGGTCTTCGCGATGCTCGTCATGACGCTCGTGGAGGAGGGTGTGATCGAGCTCGACCAGTCTCTCGCGAGTTACATGCCCCAACCGTACTTCGCTGATCCGAGGGCCAGGAACGTGACTCCCCGAATGGTTCTGAGCCATCGCAGCGGACTGCCCAACTGGCGTCCTCGAGGAGAACCGCTCGCCCTTCTGTACGATCCTGACTCCCGTTTCAGCTACTCCGGCGAGGGGTACGTCTATCTTCAGAAGGCGATCGAAACAGCCACGGGAGAGTCGCTCGAACAACTCGCGTCGCGGCTCGTTTTCAAGCCGCTCGGCATGAGCGCCACCAGCTTCACCTGGAAAGAGGAGTACGACGCGACCAAGGCCTTCGGTCACGACGAAACGGGACGCGTGCAGGATCGGAGGAAGCCTGGACAGGCGCTCGCCGCCGCCACCTTGCATACGACCGCGACGGATCTCGGCAGGTTCCTGCTCGGAATGTTTGAGCGAACGACCATTTCTGAAGAATCGGTGCACGCGATGCTGAGCACCGCGTCAACCGTTCCCTCGAACTGCGCCGTCTGCAATCCCTCCGTGGATCCGGGACCCGACAGCGAAGATCTCTCCTGGGGGCTCGGCTACGGACTGCTCGAGAATCCGTCCCACCGGTATTTCTGGCACTGGGGAGACAACGGCGACTTCAAGGCGTATCTGTTCGGCGACGACGCCAATGACACCGGAGTCGCAATCCTGACCAACGGATCGGGTGGCCTCGCGATCGCGGGCGACATCGCCGCAGAGGCCCTCGGAGATCAGGCGCCGCTGCGGCCTCTCGAATGGCTCAGTTACGAACGATGGGATTCACCTCGAAAGGTCGCTCTTCACGAGATCCTCACCAGCGGCGAGGACCGGTTTCCGACCCTCGATGACTCTGCTCTCGACGAAAAGGCCCTCAATTCTCTCGGCTATTCTCTGTTGCGGGCGGACCGCTACAACGCAGCGAAACATGTGTTCCGTCTCGCGACCGAGCGCCATCCGGAGTCTTCAAACGCATGGGATTCGTTCGGCGAGTCGCTTGCGATGTCCGGCCGGCGTGCCGATGCAATTGAGGCGTACGAAAAGTCTCTCGATCTGGCACCCGACTCCCGGAATGGAAAGCTGATGCTCGAGAGGCTGCAAAGCGGTCTACCGCTCTCGAAGGACGTCCTCCCCACGGTTGCGGGAACCTACGACCTCGGCGACGATCTCGTCGTCATCAGCATCGCCGGCGAAGGACTCGTGGCAAATGGCTCGACGATGAAAGATGTGCCGTTGATCGCGATCCGTTCCGACCGGTTCATCGCCGGCGACCAGAATGTCGCCTTCGCAATCGACGAAGAGAGGGGGACGATCATGAGGATCCAGAACGGCAGAGTCACTCACGGCAGGAAACGCTGA
- a CDS encoding class I SAM-dependent methyltransferase, producing MTKPPIAPHPDLERYYDSPGERPGFVREIFDSTARWYDFSTGILALGTGSWYRSKALLRAGLEPGMRLLDLATGTGAVAAAARDAAEGLEIIGADLSAGMLMEVKRKRIVAPVQATGGSLPFRDASFDMVSVGFAMRHFSDLRTTFEEIHRVLRPGGRVLILEVTPPEGWIARKLLEIHMKRVIPLIARIRSGDERVRKMLEYYWDTTEQCVPPETIVGALRDAGFSEAKRHLEFFFNSEYTGTAG from the coding sequence ATGACGAAACCACCGATTGCGCCCCATCCCGATCTGGAGCGTTACTACGATTCTCCGGGGGAGCGCCCCGGATTCGTGCGGGAGATCTTCGACTCCACGGCCCGCTGGTACGACTTCTCGACGGGGATTCTCGCGCTCGGAACGGGCTCGTGGTACCGGTCGAAGGCGTTGCTTCGCGCGGGGCTCGAGCCGGGAATGCGGCTTCTCGACCTGGCGACCGGGACAGGTGCAGTCGCGGCCGCGGCGAGGGATGCGGCGGAGGGACTCGAGATCATCGGCGCGGATCTCAGCGCGGGAATGCTGATGGAAGTGAAGCGGAAGCGGATCGTCGCGCCGGTGCAGGCGACCGGCGGAAGTCTGCCGTTCCGCGACGCGTCATTCGACATGGTGTCGGTGGGCTTCGCCATGCGGCATTTCTCCGATCTCCGGACGACCTTCGAAGAGATTCATCGAGTGCTTCGGCCCGGTGGCCGCGTTCTGATTCTGGAGGTGACTCCTCCAGAGGGCTGGATCGCGCGGAAGCTGCTTGAGATCCACATGAAGCGTGTGATTCCGCTGATTGCGAGGATCCGAAGCGGGGACGAGCGCGTGCGGAAGATGCTCGAATACTACTGGGACACGACGGAGCAGTGCGTTCCGCCGGAGACGATCGTCGGAGCGCTCCGGGATGCTGGATTCTCGGAAGCGAAGCGCCACCTCGAATTCTTTTTCAACAGCGAGTACACCGGCACCGCCGGCTGA
- a CDS encoding di-trans,poly-cis-decaprenylcistransferase, whose translation MTLQYKVLGDAVMYRMHVAIIMDGNGRWAEERGWPRTRGHRAGAEAVRRTVESAPGLGIATLTLYAFSSDNWRRPAREVAVLMALFRTFLEAETPNCRREGVRLSVIGRRDRLPSSLVATIEEAESATEAGDVLHLRLAVDYSARDAIVRAAGLAAGEALTRDRFHRLLAQSQHGDAGTPDVDLLIRTGREQRLSDFLLWESAYAELLFSEVLWPDFTGEDLRDAVETFHGRNRRFGGLPGPARIDAPISAEAALS comes from the coding sequence ATGACTTTGCAATATAAAGTACTTGGAGATGCAGTCATGTACCGTATGCACGTCGCCATCATCATGGATGGAAACGGCCGCTGGGCCGAAGAGCGCGGCTGGCCGCGAACACGAGGACATCGCGCCGGCGCCGAGGCCGTCCGCCGGACAGTCGAATCGGCGCCTGGCCTCGGAATCGCCACGCTCACTCTCTACGCCTTCTCTTCCGACAACTGGCGCCGGCCCGCTCGGGAAGTCGCCGTTCTGATGGCGCTCTTCCGCACCTTCCTCGAGGCGGAAACTCCGAACTGCCGGCGCGAAGGAGTGCGACTCAGCGTGATCGGGAGGCGCGACCGGCTTCCATCGTCGCTGGTCGCCACGATCGAAGAGGCGGAGTCGGCGACCGAAGCAGGAGACGTTCTCCACCTTCGTCTTGCCGTCGATTACTCCGCGCGGGATGCGATCGTCCGGGCGGCCGGGCTCGCCGCGGGAGAAGCGCTGACCCGTGATCGCTTTCACCGGCTTCTCGCGCAGTCGCAGCATGGCGATGCCGGCACGCCCGACGTCGATCTGCTCATCCGGACCGGCCGGGAACAGAGGCTGAGCGATTTTCTGCTGTGGGAGAGCGCCTACGCGGAGCTCCTCTTCTCCGAGGTCCTCTGGCCGGATTTCACTGGCGAAGACCTTCGCGACGCGGTCGAGACGTTTCACGGGCGGAACCGCCGGTTCGGCGGGTTGCCCGGGCCAGCACGCATCGACGCCCCGATCTCCGCGGAGGCGGCGCTATCGTGA
- a CDS encoding RNA polymerase sigma factor, giving the protein MGATVYKFTMNEYESPDAGEVDDRKLVERAVAGDSAAFEDLVRLKSPRVLAHCRRMIADREEARDIAQLVFIRLWEKLDTYDSSWQFDTWLYRVVSNVTIDFLRSRQTRDNAVNSPLRLVRDSSRPSQTVNLQHAEVDSIFAECSKALTPLQKQVFVMREIEQMTSPEVAEILGCRESTVRNHLFNARKTLQRELATKYPEYAREGGRS; this is encoded by the coding sequence ATGGGGGCGACAGTCTACAAATTCACGATGAACGAGTACGAAAGTCCGGATGCGGGCGAAGTCGATGACCGGAAGCTCGTCGAGCGGGCCGTTGCCGGTGACTCCGCCGCCTTCGAAGACCTCGTACGCCTGAAAAGCCCCCGGGTCCTCGCGCATTGCCGCAGAATGATCGCCGACCGGGAGGAAGCCCGCGACATCGCCCAGCTCGTCTTCATCCGGCTCTGGGAGAAGCTCGACACCTACGATTCCTCATGGCAGTTCGACACCTGGCTCTACCGGGTCGTCAGCAACGTCACGATCGACTTCCTCCGCAGCCGCCAGACCCGCGACAACGCGGTCAACTCGCCGCTCCGGCTCGTCCGCGACTCCTCCCGCCCCAGCCAGACGGTCAACCTCCAGCACGCAGAGGTCGACTCGATCTTCGCCGAATGCTCCAAAGCCCTCACACCGCTCCAGAAGCAGGTGTTCGTCATGCGCGAGATCGAGCAGATGACCTCCCCCGAGGTCGCCGAGATCCTCGGTTGTCGCGAGTCGACCGTGCGCAACCATCTCTTCAACGCCCGGAAGACGCTCCAGAGGGAGCTCGCCACGAAGTATCCGGAGTACGCGCGCGAAGGAGGACGCTCATGA
- a CDS encoding NAD(P)/FAD-dependent oxidoreductase: MKRYDVTVIGAGLAGLQCARHLAAEGVSVLLVERKANVRTAVRTTGIFVRKSFEDFDLPEGSLGPVVRRVVLHSPAGREQTLESSVPEFRIGRMETIYTGMLREATRNGAEWRPSTSFIGVDRAPDGGTIVWLRGAHGVEKVATRFIVGADGARSRVAAALGLSRNDELIVGVEEVLHGVGGTRTPALHCFLDPRLAPGYIGWLADDGQEVHVGVGGYASSFDPGAALIALRSRIGGICDLESGRVVERRGGLIPVGGILPRISCERGLVIGDSAGAVSPLTAGGLDGAMRLSRYAAEVLTLAVKQSSPKSLSLYPGRGLGTRFISRRWMRRAIAAVRSPLLVELGCALLRTRPLSELTRHVFFGRGSFPEPDRRPLNQWRSAG, from the coding sequence GTGAAACGGTACGACGTCACCGTGATCGGCGCCGGACTTGCGGGGTTGCAGTGCGCCCGACATCTCGCCGCGGAAGGAGTATCGGTCCTTCTCGTCGAGAGGAAAGCCAACGTCCGAACCGCGGTCCGCACGACCGGAATCTTCGTCCGGAAGTCGTTCGAAGATTTCGATCTGCCGGAAGGATCGCTGGGACCCGTCGTTCGACGGGTGGTGCTTCACTCTCCCGCGGGGCGAGAACAGACGCTCGAGAGCTCGGTCCCGGAGTTCCGGATCGGGCGGATGGAGACGATCTACACCGGCATGCTGAGGGAGGCGACCAGGAACGGGGCGGAGTGGCGACCCTCGACGTCGTTCATCGGCGTCGATCGCGCGCCGGACGGGGGGACGATCGTGTGGTTACGAGGTGCGCACGGGGTCGAGAAGGTGGCGACCCGGTTCATCGTCGGTGCGGACGGGGCACGATCGAGAGTCGCCGCCGCTCTCGGACTCAGCCGCAATGACGAGCTCATCGTCGGCGTCGAAGAGGTGCTGCACGGCGTCGGCGGCACGCGAACGCCCGCGCTCCACTGCTTTCTCGATCCCCGACTCGCTCCCGGCTACATCGGCTGGCTTGCCGACGACGGGCAGGAGGTCCACGTCGGCGTGGGTGGATACGCGAGCTCGTTCGATCCCGGCGCCGCGCTGATCGCGCTCCGCAGCAGGATCGGCGGCATCTGCGATCTGGAGAGCGGGCGGGTCGTCGAGCGTCGGGGCGGCCTCATCCCGGTCGGCGGCATCCTTCCGCGGATCTCATGCGAGCGCGGACTCGTGATCGGTGACTCCGCCGGTGCAGTCTCACCGCTTACGGCGGGAGGCCTCGACGGAGCGATGCGTCTCTCCCGATACGCCGCAGAGGTCCTCACCCTGGCGGTGAAGCAGAGCTCCCCGAAATCGCTTTCGCTTTACCCCGGCCGGGGACTCGGAACACGATTCATTTCGCGGCGATGGATGCGGCGGGCGATCGCCGCGGTGAGGTCGCCGCTGCTGGTCGAGCTCGGCTGCGCACTCCTCCGCACGCGGCCGCTCAGCGAGCTCACACGGCACGTCTTCTTCGGACGGGGATCCTTTCCCGAGCCCGATCGCCGACCGCTGAATCAATGGCGCTCCGCCGGCTGA
- a CDS encoding YdeI/OmpD-associated family protein → MSALTFFDSPAAFRRWLSKHHGEREELWVGFDRKESGRASITWPESVDEALCFGWIDGVRKKVDDESYAIRFTPRRPGSIWSRRNIDRYQKLDEEGRVEPPGREAYEARREDKSGIYSYEERPEILPSEYQSQLKRNDAAWKFYQSQPPWYRRAVNSWILSAKRDATRQRRLDQLITDSATGRRVPPLRRD, encoded by the coding sequence ATCTCCGCCCTCACTTTCTTCGACTCGCCCGCCGCGTTCCGCCGCTGGCTTTCGAAGCACCACGGCGAGCGGGAGGAGCTGTGGGTCGGTTTCGACAGGAAGGAGTCCGGCAGGGCGAGTATCACCTGGCCGGAGTCGGTCGACGAGGCACTCTGTTTCGGCTGGATTGACGGCGTCCGGAAGAAGGTCGACGACGAGTCCTACGCCATCCGCTTCACTCCCCGCCGCCCGGGCAGCATCTGGAGCAGACGCAACATCGACCGCTACCAGAAGCTGGACGAGGAGGGCCGTGTCGAGCCTCCGGGCCGGGAGGCGTACGAGGCGCGCCGCGAAGACAAGTCCGGAATTTACTCCTATGAAGAGCGGCCCGAGATCCTCCCCTCCGAATATCAATCACAGTTGAAGCGGAACGACGCCGCATGGAAGTTCTATCAGTCGCAGCCTCCCTGGTACCGGCGCGCCGTCAACTCCTGGATTCTCAGCGCAAAACGGGACGCGACCCGCCAGCGCCGGCTCGACCAGCTCATCACCGACTCGGCGACCGGCCGAAGAGTCCCGCCCCTGAGACGGGATTGA
- a CDS encoding Gfo/Idh/MocA family oxidoreductase yields MTASSSKRKVRYAVAGLGHIAQVAVLPAFEHAKKNSALAALVSSDSRKLRKLGRKYGVDHLASYDEYDALLESGEIDAVYIALPNSMHREFSVRAANAGIHVLCEKPMAVTSSECRAMIRAAEKNDVRLMIAYRLHFERANMRAAEVVASGKIGESKIFTSAFTMNVREGDVRLRRDLGGGPANDIGIYCINAARYLFRDEPVEVSAIAESADDSRFDEVPEMIAATLRFPRSRLASFTISFGAASTGSYRLIGTKGDLRLDPAYAYAGELRHELTVGKSTKETTYAKRDQFAPEILHFSSCVLDGSRPEPSGYEGLIDVQIIEGIEKSIRSNGRAIGLKLDEPKDRPDISQQIRRAPVEEPETIKAKSPKKN; encoded by the coding sequence ATGACTGCAAGCTCGTCAAAGCGCAAGGTACGGTACGCGGTGGCCGGTCTCGGGCACATCGCACAGGTTGCGGTGCTCCCGGCGTTCGAGCACGCGAAGAAAAACTCGGCGCTCGCGGCGCTCGTTTCGAGCGACTCCCGCAAGCTCCGGAAGCTCGGCCGGAAGTACGGCGTCGACCACCTCGCTTCGTATGACGAGTACGACGCGCTGCTCGAGAGCGGGGAGATCGACGCCGTCTACATCGCTCTGCCGAACTCGATGCACAGGGAGTTCTCGGTCCGCGCTGCGAATGCCGGCATCCACGTCCTCTGCGAGAAGCCGATGGCGGTCACCTCCTCGGAATGCCGGGCGATGATCCGAGCTGCGGAGAAGAACGACGTCAGACTCATGATTGCCTACCGGCTCCACTTCGAGCGCGCGAACATGCGCGCGGCGGAGGTCGTCGCTTCCGGAAAGATCGGCGAATCGAAGATCTTCACGTCCGCGTTCACGATGAACGTTCGCGAGGGAGACGTCCGTCTCAGGCGGGATCTCGGCGGCGGGCCGGCAAACGACATCGGCATCTACTGCATCAATGCCGCGCGGTATCTTTTTCGGGACGAACCGGTCGAGGTGAGCGCGATCGCGGAATCGGCGGATGATTCGCGCTTCGATGAGGTACCGGAAATGATCGCCGCGACGCTCCGCTTCCCCCGCTCGCGTCTCGCGTCGTTCACGATCAGCTTCGGCGCGGCGAGCACCGGCTCGTATCGGCTCATCGGAACGAAAGGGGATCTGCGCCTCGATCCGGCCTACGCCTACGCGGGCGAGCTGCGACATGAACTGACTGTGGGGAAGAGTACGAAGGAAACGACCTATGCGAAACGCGATCAGTTCGCCCCCGAGATCCTCCACTTCTCGAGCTGTGTTCTCGACGGGAGCCGTCCCGAGCCTTCCGGATACGAAGGATTGATCGACGTGCAGATCATCGAGGGAATCGAGAAGTCGATCCGGTCGAACGGGCGGGCGATCGGGCTGAAGCTCGACGAACCGAAAGACCGCCCCGACATCTCCCAGCAGATCCGCCGGGCACCGGTCGAGGAGCCGGAAACGATCAAGGCAAAGTCGCCGAAGAAGAACTGA
- a CDS encoding translation initiation factor translates to MPEGTDVPAGKQTIRISLDRKRRRGKTVTVASGFELTPATLENLAKELKKRCGAGGKAAGGEIEIQGDHVESIRETLRSKGFRVA, encoded by the coding sequence ATGCCCGAGGGTACCGACGTTCCCGCCGGGAAACAGACGATCCGCATCTCGCTCGACCGCAAACGGCGGCGCGGTAAAACGGTCACCGTCGCCAGCGGCTTCGAGCTCACGCCGGCCACTCTCGAAAATCTCGCGAAGGAGCTCAAGAAGCGCTGCGGAGCCGGCGGAAAGGCGGCCGGGGGCGAGATCGAGATCCAGGGAGATCACGTCGAATCAATCCGCGAGACGCTCCGCTCGAAAGGTTTCCGGGTCGCGTGA
- a CDS encoding RimK/LysX family protein — protein MILGWREWVALPDLGVGAVHAKLDTGARTSALHVVEIDIYRRAGRKWVRFKVDPDPKRPNRLIETAAPLIDERVVKSSSGVGELRAVVETRIAVGGREWPIEVSLTSRDEMRFRMLIGRAALAGRVVIDPKRSNVAGTPRRPRRKVVK, from the coding sequence ATGATTCTCGGATGGCGGGAGTGGGTCGCGCTCCCCGACCTCGGTGTCGGCGCGGTTCACGCCAAGCTCGACACCGGGGCGCGAACCTCCGCGCTCCACGTGGTCGAGATCGACATCTACCGGCGCGCGGGCCGGAAATGGGTCCGGTTCAAGGTCGACCCCGACCCGAAACGGCCCAACCGGCTGATCGAGACGGCAGCCCCGCTGATCGACGAGCGCGTCGTCAAGAGCTCGAGCGGTGTCGGCGAGCTCCGTGCAGTCGTCGAAACGCGGATCGCGGTCGGCGGCCGCGAATGGCCGATCGAGGTGAGCCTGACGTCCCGGGACGAGATGAGATTCCGCATGCTGATCGGCCGGGCCGCGCTGGCGGGGAGGGTCGTGATCGACCCGAAACGTTCGAACGTCGCCGGCACACCTCGGAGGCCGCGCAGAAAGGTGGTCAAGTGA